In a genomic window of Chryseobacterium sp. G0162:
- the mgtE gene encoding magnesium transporter produces the protein MNSRDELIFNPADIAETLSELPADERLLAFLKVPKEYKAEVFSHLDPDFQEDTIRSIGSDEVSEILNAMTPDDRTALFEDFPDELIKYSINHLNPQERRIALKLLGYNSDSIARLMTPYYIQIRKEWSVKRCLQQIKKVGKRVETMNYLYVVDERNRLIDDLAIGTLLLEEEDTLVSDITDNHFVAITTTTSKEDAVTYFEKYDRGALPIITEAGVLVGIVTIDDILDQIEQQNTEDIQKFGGLEALDLPYTQTSWTEMIKKRATWLIILFVSEMLTASAMGYFDKEIEKAVVLALFVPLIISSGGNSGSQAATLIIRAMALQEINLKDWWYVMRKEIISGLCLGAILGLIGFIRIMLWQKVGLFDYGQYWVYVGLSVSVSLIAIVLWGTLSGSMIPFVLKKLKLDPATSSAPFVATLVDVTGLIIYFTVAGFFLTGKLL, from the coding sequence TTGAATTCTAGAGACGAACTTATCTTCAACCCTGCCGATATTGCCGAAACTCTCAGCGAACTTCCAGCTGACGAGCGGCTGCTCGCGTTTCTGAAGGTTCCGAAAGAGTACAAAGCGGAGGTCTTTTCTCATCTTGATCCAGATTTTCAGGAAGATACAATCAGAAGTATCGGAAGCGACGAGGTTTCCGAAATTTTGAATGCCATGACTCCTGATGACAGGACTGCTCTTTTTGAGGACTTTCCTGATGAATTGATTAAGTATTCAATCAATCACCTTAATCCACAGGAGAGAAGGATTGCCTTAAAACTATTAGGTTACAACTCGGATTCTATTGCCCGTCTGATGACCCCTTATTACATCCAGATCCGTAAGGAATGGAGCGTAAAAAGATGTCTTCAACAGATCAAAAAGGTAGGAAAAAGAGTAGAAACTATGAACTACCTATATGTAGTAGACGAAAGAAATCGTCTGATTGATGACCTTGCCATCGGTACATTATTATTAGAGGAGGAAGATACTTTGGTTTCTGATATTACAGATAATCACTTTGTAGCAATTACCACCACAACGTCAAAAGAGGATGCGGTAACGTATTTCGAAAAATATGACCGTGGTGCATTACCTATTATTACGGAAGCTGGAGTTTTAGTGGGAATTGTAACCATTGATGATATCCTTGACCAGATTGAACAACAAAACACCGAGGATATTCAGAAGTTTGGGGGATTGGAAGCACTAGACCTTCCCTACACTCAAACTTCATGGACAGAAATGATTAAAAAAAGGGCAACGTGGCTGATTATTTTATTCGTTTCCGAAATGCTGACTGCCTCTGCAATGGGATATTTTGATAAAGAAATTGAAAAAGCAGTAGTTCTTGCCTTATTTGTCCCATTGATTATTTCCAGTGGTGGTAACTCAGGATCACAGGCTGCAACATTGATTATCCGTGCGATGGCCCTTCAGGAGATCAACCTTAAAGACTGGTGGTATGTGATGAGGAAGGAAATCATCTCCGGATTATGTCTGGGTGCTATTCTGGGACTTATCGGTTTTATCAGAATTATGCTGTGGCAGAAAGTTGGCCTTTTTGATTATGGCCAATATTGGGTATATGTAGGACTCAGTGTATCTGTTTCTTTGATTGCAATTGTGCTATGGGGAACTTTATCAGGGTCTATGATTCCGTTTGTTTTAAAGAAGTTAAAGCTAGACCCCGCAACATCTTCTGCTCCATTTGTAGCAACCTTAGTAGATGTTACCGGATTAATCATCTATTTTACAGTAGCTGGATTTTTCTTAACCGGAAAACTTCTCTAG
- a CDS encoding ABC transporter substrate-binding protein: MKVISLVPSITEALFDLGLTENEVIGRTKFCIHPEERIKNVPVIGGTKNINIDKIRALQPDLILANKEENIKEQVEALMDDFKVMVTNVETIEDNYYLLKNLGQLLGKEERAQLFNLKIYDILNQSKLDTPVKAAYLIWKNPYMTIGSDTFIHKILAEIGVENIFKDKTRYPEITAEDLKKADVIMLSSEPFPFKEKHIEELRTFYPEKKIMIVDGEAFSWYGTHIAKCEHYFKELLTEIQMMQQSINSKH; the protein is encoded by the coding sequence ATGAAAGTGATCTCTCTAGTACCATCCATCACAGAGGCATTATTTGATTTAGGCCTTACGGAAAATGAAGTTATCGGGCGAACAAAATTCTGTATCCATCCCGAAGAAAGAATAAAAAATGTTCCGGTTATTGGTGGAACAAAAAATATTAATATTGATAAAATCAGGGCTCTTCAACCTGATTTGATTCTTGCCAATAAAGAAGAAAACATCAAAGAGCAGGTAGAAGCACTCATGGATGATTTCAAGGTCATGGTAACCAACGTGGAAACAATTGAAGATAATTATTACCTGCTTAAAAACCTGGGACAGCTTCTTGGAAAAGAAGAAAGAGCCCAGCTTTTCAATCTTAAGATCTATGATATTCTCAATCAGTCCAAACTTGATACTCCTGTAAAAGCAGCATACCTGATCTGGAAAAATCCTTATATGACTATTGGTTCAGATACGTTCATTCATAAAATATTAGCGGAAATAGGTGTTGAAAATATTTTTAAAGATAAAACCAGATATCCGGAGATTACAGCTGAAGACCTGAAGAAAGCAGATGTCATTATGCTATCTTCCGAACCCTTCCCATTCAAAGAGAAGCATATTGAAGAACTGCGCACATTTTATCCTGAGAAAAAGATTATGATCGTAGATGGAGAAGCCTTTTCATGGTATGGAACGCATATTGCCAAATGTGAGCATTACTTTAAAGAATTGCTGACTGAAATTCAAATGATGCAGCAAAGCATAAACTCTAAACATTAA
- a CDS encoding cupin domain-containing protein, with protein sequence MSGTVILSEGAEFDHVIHEVSKYIHLYVMPFGKEERTITRIDKRENMYGGNGTVHMIQMFEQKELANNRLAAYMVLLNKGDESGFHTHHERNEEELYVVVHGTGEYRERTGTDGPVRKKTLQKGDITAISSIGYHSIENTGDDPLIMFVITTNTP encoded by the coding sequence ATGTCTGGTACTGTTATATTATCTGAAGGAGCAGAATTTGATCACGTGATACACGAAGTTTCAAAATATATCCATCTTTATGTAATGCCATTTGGAAAGGAAGAACGAACCATTACCCGCATCGATAAAAGGGAAAACATGTATGGTGGAAACGGAACTGTGCATATGATACAAATGTTCGAGCAGAAAGAACTGGCTAATAATCGTCTGGCTGCTTATATGGTTTTATTAAATAAAGGTGATGAATCCGGGTTTCATACTCATCATGAAAGAAACGAGGAAGAATTGTACGTCGTTGTACATGGAACCGGTGAATATCGGGAGAGAACCGGAACAGACGGCCCGGTTCGTAAAAAAACACTTCAGAAAGGAGATATTACCGCTATCAGCTCTATAGGCTATCATTCTATTGAAAATACAGGTGATGATCCTTTAATTATGTTTGTTATTACGACCAATACTCCATAA
- a CDS encoding GAF domain-containing protein, whose amino-acid sequence MSELKKRLSSILESPKHNTEEKLEKVCHLLDQEISYFNWTGFYFKNGDKDELILGPYVGAPTDHTIIPYGKGICGQVAVSNETFVVPDVHEESNYLSCSIDTKAEIVVPIFKDGKNIGQIDIDSHTIDPFTAEDRELLEWLCSEVSKIL is encoded by the coding sequence ATGTCAGAATTAAAGAAAAGACTTTCCTCAATTCTTGAAAGTCCAAAACATAATACGGAAGAGAAACTTGAAAAAGTTTGCCATTTGTTGGATCAGGAAATCTCTTATTTCAACTGGACAGGTTTCTATTTTAAAAACGGAGATAAAGACGAATTGATCTTAGGACCCTATGTAGGAGCTCCAACAGATCATACGATCATCCCTTACGGAAAAGGAATTTGTGGTCAGGTAGCTGTTTCTAATGAAACGTTTGTAGTACCTGATGTGCATGAAGAAAGCAATTATTTAAGCTGTTCAATTGATACGAAGGCTGAAATTGTCGTTCCGATCTTTAAAGACGGGAAAAACATCGGTCAGATTGATATTGATTCTCATACAATAGATCCTTTTACGGCGGAAGACCGTGAATTGTTGGAATGGCTTTGTAGCGAAGTGTCCAAAATTTTGTAA